In one Juglans regia cultivar Chandler chromosome 11, Walnut 2.0, whole genome shotgun sequence genomic region, the following are encoded:
- the LOC108992226 gene encoding phospholipase D alpha 1-like has product MPQALLHGTLLTTIYEVDRINNGLGFNVLQKSGKRFLSQLKGLVLGRPPIVGSKLYATVDLDKARVGRTRMVENQASHPQWFESFSIYCAHYISYIIFTVKKDNPIGATLIGRAYVPVGDIMRGFMVDRWIDILDENYNSIHSRIHVKLQFFNVAQDWSQQMITPDFEGVPRTFFKQRQGCKVTLYQDAHVQDVMPKLLPSIGGSYKPQGCWEDIFDAISTARHLIYISGWSVYTGITLIRDPKRPRQDGNLTLGDLLKKKADEGVMVLMLVWDDRTSVEELKKDGLMATHDQETKEYFRNTKVHYFLCPRNPDNRRSIVQGFEISTMFTHHQKTIVVDREVPDGGSQKRRIVSFIGGIDLCDGRYDTIEHPLFSTLKTIHHDDFHQPNFATSSIKKGGPREPWHDIHCQLEGPVAWDVLYNFEQRWKKQVGDKFLIKLHQLDEIVIQPTPATSLDDTETWNVQIFRSIDGGAVFGFPEKPDIAYTVGLVSGKDHIIDRSIQDAYINAIRRARDFIYIENQYFLGSSFGWSPNDIKVEDIGALHLIPKELSLKIVSKIEAGERFAVYIVIPMWPEGIPESAYVQAILDWQRRTMEMMYSDITKALQKKGLDEDPRDYLNFYCLGNRETMKEEEYIPPERPEPNTDYSRAQEARRFMIYVHAKMMIVDDEYIIIGSANINQRSMDGARDSEIAMGAFQPHHLASTNPGRGQIHEFRNALWLEHLGGFQESFRHPESKLCISLVNSLAQQYWDLYVGETFHDIEGHLLPYPIQLTIDMGNTKVLPLPGFELFPDTKARVMGAKSDYLPPILTT; this is encoded by the exons ATGCCTCAAGCGTTGCTGCACGGGACACTTCTGACAACCATTTACGAAGTTGATAGGATAAACAATGGCCTTGGCTTCAACGTCCTCCAAAAG TCTGGGAAAAGGTTTCTGTCCCAACTCAAGGGACTAGTGCTAGGCAGGCCTCCG ATTGTTGGATCCAAGCTCTATGCAACAGTTGATTTAGATAAGGCCAGGGTTGGGCGGACCAGAATGGTAGAAAATCAAGCCTCTCACCCCCAGTGGTTTGAGTCCTTCAGCATATATTGTGCCCATTATATCTCATATATCATATTCACTGTCAAAAAAGATAACCCTATTGGGGCAACATTAATTGGAAGGGCTTATGTGCCCGTTGGGGATATCATGAGGGGATTTATGGTTGATAGATGGATTGACATACTAGATGAAAACTACAACTCTATACATTCTAGAATCCACGTCAAGcttcaattttttaatgttgCCCAAGATTGGTCTCAGCAAATGATAACTCCCGACTTTGAGGGAGTTCCTCGCACATTCTTCAAGCAAAGACAAGGTTGCAAAGTTACTTTATACCAAGATGCCCATGTCCAAGATGTTATGCCTAAGCTTTTGCCATCCATAGGAGGTAGTTATAAGCCCCAAGGATGCTGGGAGGACATCTTTGACGCAATCAGTACTGCAAGACACCTAATTTACATATCTGGATGGTCTGTGTATACTGGGATAACCTTGATAAGGGATCCTAAGAGGCCAAGGCAAGACGGCAACCTCACATTAGGGGATCTTCTTAAGAAAAAGGCTGATGAAGGTGTCATGGTTCTTATGCTTGTCTGGGATGACAGAACTTCTGTCGAGGAATTGAAGAAGGATGGTTTGATGGCGACTCACGACCAAGAAACTAAAGAATACTTTCGAAACACGAAGGTGCACTACTTTTTGTGCCCACGTAATCCTGACAATCGAAGAAGTATAGTTCAAGGTTTTGAGATCTCTACCATGTTTACTCACCATCAGAAGACAATAGTTGTTGATAGGGAAGTGCCTGATGGAGGATCACAAAAGCGGAGGATTGTGAGTTTTATCGGTGGTATTGATCTCTGTGATGGGAGATATGATACAATAGAACATCCTTTATTCAGTACTTTGAAGACAATTCACCATGATGACTTCCATCAGCCAAATTTTGCAACTTCTTCAATCAAGAAAGGTGGTCCAAGGGAGCCTTGGCATGACATTCATTGCCAACTAGAGGGGCCTGTTGCTTGGGATGTCTTGTACAATTTTGAGCAAAGATGGAAAAAGCAGGTTGGGGATAAGTTCCTAATTAAACTACATCAACTTGATGAAATCGTAATCCAACCAACACCTGCTACCTCATTAGATGATACTGAAACATGGAATGTTCAAATCTTTCGATCCATTGATGGTGGGGCCGTTTTCGGTTTTCCTGAAAAACCTGATATTGCATATACAGTAGGGCTTGTTAGTGGGAAAGATCACATCATCGATCGAAGCATTCAAGATGCATATATCAATGCTATTCGGCGAGCCAGAGACTTCATCTACATTGAGAACCAGTATTTTCTAGGAAGCTCGTTCGGCTGGAGCCCAAACGACATCAAGGTGGAGGACATTGGTGCTTTGCACCTCATTCCAAAGGAGCTCTCACTAAAGATTGTTAGTAAGATCGAAGCAGGGGAGAGGTTTGCTGTTTATATTGTGATCCCAATGTGGCCAGAAGGTATACCTGAGAGTGCTTATGTTCAAGCAATATTGGATTGGCAGAGAAGGACTATGGAAATGATGTATTCTGACATCACTAAAGCCTTGCAAAAAAAGGGACTTGATGAAGACCCTCGGGACTATCTGAATTTCTATTGCCTTGGGAATCGAGAGACAATGAAAGAGGAAGAGTATATACCTCCAGAGAGACCAGAACCTAACACAGATTATAGTAGAGCTCAAGAGGCTCGTCGCTTCATGATATATGTCCATGCAAAAATGATGATAG TTGATGATGAATACATAATCATTGGATCTGCCAACATCAACCAGAGGTCAATGGATGGAGCAAGAGACTCTGAGATTGCAATGGGGGCATTCCAACCACATCATTTAGCCTCCACAAACCCAGGTAGGGGGCAAATCCACGAATTCAGGAATGCCTTGTGGCTTGAGCACCTTGGAGGATTTCAGGAGTCCTTTCGACATCCCGAAAGCAAGTTATGCATCTCTCTAGTGAACAGTCTTGCTCAGCAATATTGGGATTTATATGTGGGAGAGACATTCCATGATATAGAAGGTCACTTGCTACCATACCCCATCCAACTTACTATTGATATGGGAAATACTAAAGTACTGCCCTTACCTGGCTTCGAACTCTTCCCTGACACCAAGGCTCGTGTTATGGGTGCAAAATCTGATTACCTTCCTCCAATCCTCACCACTTAA
- the LOC108992227 gene encoding uncharacterized protein LOC108992227 → MVRRTSPTLPFVLLLLCSSSSSCLPKPFGNGAARILPSLLPFLLSSSFFFFFFFRTNPVPSPIFSSSSFFFLLLLLLVVVVEPCATIHPPSRGPSASPHPFSHGLRFMGCAAISISRNSPTLARTVSLTSLFVFDSHS, encoded by the exons ATGG TGCGCCGCACGAGCCCAACTCTCCcatttgttcttcttcttctttgttcttcttcttcttcatgtttgCCGAAACCCTTCGGAAACGGCGCCGCACGAATCCTCCCCTCCCTTCTgccatttcttctttcttcttctttcttcttcttcttcttcttccgcaCGAATCCAGTCCCTTCTCccatcttttcttcttcttctttcttctttcttctccttctccttcttgttgttgttgttgaacCTTGCGCCACCATTCACCCACCCTCGCGTGGACCATCGGCCTCACCTCACCCTTTCTCTCACGGTCTTCGATTcatg GGTTGCGCCGCCATATCCATCTCCCGAAACTCACCCACCCTCGCGCGGACCGTGAGCCTCACCTCACTCTTTGTCTTCGATTCCCata GTTGA